The proteins below come from a single Miscanthus floridulus cultivar M001 chromosome 1, ASM1932011v1, whole genome shotgun sequence genomic window:
- the LOC136474989 gene encoding beta-glucosidase 7-like, which translates to MVAVLWAALLLALLVACGGASPGAAAGGGASWLGGLSRASFPKGFVFGTATSAYQVEGAASTNGRGPSTWDPFVHTPGNIVGNQTADVAVDQYHRYREDVDLMKSLNFDAYRFSISWSRIFPDGEGRVNPEGVAYYNNLINYLLQKGITPYANLYHSDLPLALQNKYGGWLNPKMAELFTDYADFCFKSFGDRVKHWFTFNEPRIVALLGYDGGSIPPQRCTKCAAGGNSATEPYIVAHNFLLSHAAAVARYRNKYQAAQKGKVGIVLDFNWYEALTNSTEDQAAAQRARDFHVGWFVDPLINGHYPQTMQDIVKERLPKFTPEQAKLVKGSADYIGINQYTASYIKGQKLLQQKPTSYSADWQVQYALERNGKPIGPQANSNWLYIVPTGMYGCVNYLKQKYGNPTVFITENGMDQPGNLTREQYLYDTTWVQFYKGYLTELKKAIDDGANVAGYFAWSLLDNFEWQSGYTSKFGIVYVDFSTPKLERHPKASAYWFRDMLQKH; encoded by the exons ATGGTTGCTGTCCTGTGGGCGGCGCTGCTGCTCGCGCTGCTGGTGGCGTGCGGCGGCGCGAGTCCAGGTGCAGCGGCGGGGGGAGGAGCGAGCTGGCTGGGCGGGCTGAGCCGCGCGTCGTTCCCCAAGGGCTTCGTGTTCGGGACGGCGACGTCGGCGTACCAGGTCGAGGGCGCCGCGTCCACCAACGGCCGGGGGCCCTCCACCTGGGACCCATTCGTGCACACCCCAG GAAATATTGTAGGGAATCAGACTGCAGACGTCGCAGTGGATCAATATCATCGCTACAGG GAAGATGTTGACCTCATGAAAAGtttaaattttgatgcctacCGGTTTTCAATCTCATGGTCCAGGATCTTCCCAG ATGGCGAGGGAAGAGTCAATCCAGAAGGTGTTGCCTATTACAACAATTTGATAAACTACCTGCTTCAGAAAG GCATTACTCCATACGCCAATCTTTACCACTCCGATCTTCCTCTTGCACTTCAGAACAAATATGGAGGGTGGTTAAACCCCAAGATGGC GGAACTATTCACAGACTATGCCGACTTCTGTTTTAAGTCTTTTGGCGATCGTGTAAAGCATTGGTTTACATTCAATGAGCCAAGGATAGTAGCACTACTTGGTTATGATGGTGGGTCGATTCCTCCTCAAAGGTGTACCAAATGTGCTGCTGGTGGGAATTCAGCAACGGAACCTTATATCGTCGCTCATAATTTTCTGTTGTCACATGCTGCTGCAGTGGCAAGATACCGTAATAAGTATCAG GCTGCTCAGAAAGGAAAGGTTGGAATAGTTCTGGACTTCAATTGGTACGAAGCTCTCACAAACTCAACTGAAGACCAAGCAGCGGCTCAAAGAGCAAGGGATTTCCATGTTGGTTG GTTTGTTGATCCATTAATAAATGGACATTATCCACAGACGATGCAAGATATTGTGAAAGAGAGGCTACCCAAGTTTACTCCTGAGCAAGCTAAATTGGTGAAGGGCTCAGCGGATTACATTGGGATCAATCAATACACAGCTAGCTACATCAAGGGCCAGAAATTGCTCCAGCAGAAGCCTACTAGCTACTCAGCTGATTGGCAGGTTCAATATGCTT TAGAACGGAACGGCAAACCAATTGGACCACAG GCAAATTCAAATTGGCTTTACATTGTCCCAACGGGGATGTATGGTTGTGTGAACTATCTGAAGCAGAAGTATGGAAATCCAACAGTTTTCATAACTGAGAACG GAATGGATCAACCTGGAAACTTGACCCGTGAGCAGTACTTGTACGACACCACATGGGTGCAATTCTACAAAGGCTACCTCACTGAGCTGAAGAAAGCCATCGATGATGGTGCAAACGTGGCTGGCTACTTCGCTTGGTCTCTCCTTGATAACTTCGAGTGGCAGTCAGGTTACACGTCCAAGTTCGGAATCGTCTACGTCGACTTCAGCACGCCCAAGCTCGAACGACACCCCAAGGCGTCAGCCTACTGGTTCAGAGACATGCTTCAGAAACACTGA